The genome window TCTTCCTTTTTCGAGTATTCACCCGTCAATGTATTGAACCACTGATAGCTCATGGTTTTGCCGTAGTTTTCCTGGATGGTAGTCGCTATTCTTGAGTTTACGGCTGTGAGATAGAACAAGAAATCGCCGTTGTCATTTGTCATCACATATCCGCTCGATGATTTCCGATCCGTTCTTCGATCCAACGGTCGGTAGGATGCGTAGTTAACCTTATTAAAAAACTCGGCCATGTGTTTATAATAATCGTAGCGCGGTCTGTCCGATTCTGGCAAAGACGCCTGATCCCAAATGATCACATTCCACGAAGTATCGTGCCAATAATAGGTGGAATAGGTTCCCGCAAAAGCACAACGGTAATTGCGATCTAAACAGGCCTCTGCACCATCATAGTCGCCGTCAAAAACAAAATATGGGCCGATTTCATAACCTCCGTGTTCGATATTAAATATCGGCTTGTTGGAAAATTTCTGAAAAGTGTCCAACATTTGCTCATAAAGACTCGTAGTCCAATTCTGATAAGAAATGAAATCAACCGTTTCGGGATACTTGACACAGTAGGAAAATGAATGCACGGTGACCAGGCGATTGTGGCCATCCATCTTTTTAAGACGCTGGATACGGCGAACGATGTAATCCATATCATTGTGTCCGTAACCGGTAGCTTCCTTGGAAATATCCCAAATAATATTCGGGTATGCCTGGTAGCGCGCGATGACATAATCGTAATAACGATTATCCTCCACTGAGTCAGACTCGGGCCAATTCACATTTTTGTTCCAAACGTAGATCATGACGTGAGCCGTCAGGTTCAACGCGTTCATCTCTTCTATGATCGCATCGAAATGATCGAAAAACCCTAAATTCAACTTCGAATAATCAGGGTGGTCATTATCTCCACCGTAAGGCCATTGTCGCGGATTCGAAAAATCATATTTGGCAGGCAGCTTGGGATCCTTTACCCAATTCACATCATGGGCATAGACATTCATTACAATCTGATTGAAACCGTTGTCCTTAATATCCCTCAGCAGTATTCGGGTTCTCTCGATATCGTCTGACTCAAGGTCCAGGGCAAACAGCCAATCGGCTTCAAAAGCCAAGACAAAACAGGGCTCACCATTTGCATAGTAAAAATGCTGAGGGTTCTCTTCTCGGATAACCACAGGACCGGGCGAACCTGAATCTGCAGTTGCAACAGCCACTTGCCATCGGTCACCGGTTTCTGGCGATAATACAACCCAATTCCCAGGTTTGGGAAAACTTATGCGGAACGTGTATTTATTCTGCCCAGTATAAAAACCTGGCACAGAAAAGCTAGATCCGGGACCTTCGCATTTAGCCAAAGGATGACGATCGAACGGATTCATTTCCGAATGAGGCAGAGTCACCTTGAATTCAGTTACTTCCCACTGACTGGCAGACGCCGGACCGGATTGAGCAGTTACGTGTCCGTAAGAAAACAGGACCA of Verrucomicrobiota bacterium contains these proteins:
- a CDS encoding DUF4038 domain-containing protein; amino-acid sequence: MNFRKIIVLALVLFSYGHVTAQSGPASASQWEVTEFKVTLPHSEMNPFDRHPLAKCEGPGSSFSVPGFYTGQNKYTFRISFPKPGNWVVLSPETGDRWQVAVATADSGSPGPVVIREENPQHFYYANGEPCFVLAFEADWLFALDLESDDIERTRILLRDIKDNGFNQIVMNVYAHDVNWVKDPKLPAKYDFSNPRQWPYGGDNDHPDYSKLNLGFFDHFDAIIEEMNALNLTAHVMIYVWNKNVNWPESDSVEDNRYYDYVIARYQAYPNIIWDISKEATGYGHNDMDYIVRRIQRLKKMDGHNRLVTVHSFSYCVKYPETVDFISYQNWTTSLYEQMLDTFQKFSNKPIFNIEHGGYEIGPYFVFDGDYDGAEACLDRNYRCAFAGTYSTYYWHDTSWNVIIWDQASLPESDRPRYDYYKHMAEFFNKVNYASYRPLDRRTDRKSSSGYVMTNDNGDFLFYLTAVNSRIATTIQENYGKTMSYQWFNTLTGEYSKKEEVIIEQHLRFEPPWKEQPAVLHLLKQ